A stretch of DNA from Lodderomyces elongisporus chromosome 4, complete sequence:
CCTTCCTTGTCTTGGATCTTGGACTTGACATTGTCAATGGTGTCCGACGACTCCACTTCCAATGTGATTGTTTTTCCTGTCAATGTCTTGACAAAGATTTGCATACCACCTCTCAATCTCAACACCAAGTGCAATGTAGATTCCTTTTGGATATTGTAGTCTGACAAGGTTCTGCCATCTTCCAATTGTTTACCGGCAAAGATCAATCTCTGTTGGTCTGGTGGAATACCTTCCTTGTCTTGGATCTTGGACTTGACATTGTCAATGGTGTCCGACGACTCCACTTCCAATGTGATTGTTTTTCCTGTCAATGTCTTGACAAAGATTTGCATACCACCTCTCAATCTCAACACCAAGTGCAATGTAGATTCCTTTTGGATATTGTAGTCTGACAAGGTTCTGCCATCTTCCAATTGTTTACCGGCAAAGATCAATCTTTGTTGGTCTGGTGGAATACCTTCCTTGTCTTGAATCTTGGACTTGACATTGTCAATGGTGTCAGACGACTCCACTTCCAATGTGATTGTTTTTCCTGTTAATGTCTTGACAAAGATTTGCATACCACCTCTCAATCTCAACACCAAGTGCAATGTGGATTCCTTTTGGATATTGTAGTCCGACAAGGTTCTGCCATCTTCCAATTGTTTACCGGCAAAGATCAATCTTTGTTGGTCTGGTGGAATACCTTCCTTGTCTTGAATCTTGGACTTGACATTGTCAATGGTGTCCGACGACTCCACTTCCAATgtaattgtttttcctgTTAATGTCTTGACAAAAATTTGCattgtgtatgtatattaTTCAAGAAAGTgctgtagttgtagttgttgttgttattgtccACTAAGTGTTGATGAGTAAAAAGATAGTgttgtgaaaaaaaaagtgttgtAAAAAAGTATTGTAGAAAAGAGTTCGACGTTAATATCGACCTGGTGGCAATTGCTGTCTCCTTATATACTAATCAGCAGCAAGCCTCACACAAGcacacacaaaacacaTAGACGACTCCTTATCATGTGTCTTGATCAAAAGTACACGACTTTTGCCAACTTgtgaatttctttttttttctctctctctgtctctctttgcctctctctctctctctctcttttcccCCACTTGCCCCTATTTCATGTGTCGTGTCTAAAATTCTTGATGATTGTATGACTAAGCACacacaataaaaaaaaaccgcACAAACACTGAAGCTCTCACTTTCCATGTCTCGACTTATCTCGGAAGGTATTAGGCTCACCGAGTAATAGTATAGTAAACACTCCGGGATAGCTAAGCCGTGCAAGAAACAAATCGACAACAGTGGAGGTAAGAAAATGAAACTtaacgaaaagaaaagaaaagagaagaaaagagaagagaagagaagagaaaaaatggaaaacaaaacaaaacaaaacaaaacaaaaaaatactgCTATAATGTTGGATAATGGATTCTATCGGCCATATCTTTGCTAGGACTCACTAGTAAACATTGAGGGGGTGGTTTCAATCGCCCCTAACACAACATCTTCAATGCCAGCCACGGACTACAAATCGAGTTGGGTATTACGATTATCTCTCACTTTTGGGATTACATTTGAAACTTATCGGAAGGTGAACGGCCTATTCTGTTAAATCACTCAACTCCAGATATGgttgtgtatgtgtatgtgttcttttttttttacttctacTGTTTATGTCGTTGTCAATGGCTTGTAGTTTTGTTTACATGTGTTGTGGTATTAAACATTCTCCTATACTCAACCAGCCTTGCCAAAAAGGGTAAGAGTTAAAAGAACCAATACGAAAAACAGAGAGTAGTAGAGGAAGGtgttaaataaataaaggagaaaagaaaaaaaaaagaaatttaaaagcgcaaaatttttatttatttctttttattcaattttattttttattttttatttattattttttttttattttttttaatatatattatttattatctTCACGTGCCACGAACAGCAGGAACAGATAGAAAAAGTTTATCAAAGATTATGTGGTAACTTACGATGGAAGGTTGCGTCAGTTGATAAATCGGCCCAGAAATAAGGTCATCAAACAAATCGATATGGatgtataaaaaaaaagtaaaaagttgATCCAATTGACAAcaaaatgttgatgattgTTGTGTTCGTCTGAAATACTATAGTTATGAGATGTATGAAAGGAAAGTCTACGGTTCTAGAATTATTACAACTTGCTAGCGACAAAGCAATCGGAGTGGAGAGAGTTTAGCACCGGGATAGTATCTTGTAAAGTAGATGAACTCTCCGaatcttttttattcttttttttttctcttgatAAGTTTGGAAGATTATTTTGTCTAGTATTGTTTTGTCAAAATGGTGTAGAATGCTTCATCGTCACATTGTTTCGTGCTTTCAAAGTCGTAAAGTTATGTTCActtgcttgtttttttttctttactaaTCTCTCTTTACAAAATTAGAAGGTAAGAAGACGAGCTAttctacaaaaaaaaaaactaccTTTATACCATACTATCTATATAcatctttatatatatatatatgtgtgtgtgtatgtgtgggGGGTGTAGGTATTCTTATTGTCTTTATGCCTTTGTTGGTGATTACAGGCAATGGATCTATTGCATCCATACTTCACTATGGAAggataaaaatgaaaattataacaaaaaaagaataaaaaacaaaggaaaatggAACAGCTACTGAAACATTGTGGTCGTGTGCAATGAGGAGAGGTCACGTGCATAGTTTATAacttatttatatttaagACGCACACAACCTATAGTTTTCCTTAATTCAcacatcttcttcatcctgTTGCCATTGTAATTACGAAAAGCACGCATTTGTTATTCATCAAAATGTAGTCTAATTGTAGTGAATAATACTTAATATCCAGTCTCTATACAAAAGTGAAGGATGTAGTTTTCCCTGCAATTGGCTAGAACTATGCCtgtattaaaaaaaaaaaaaataaaataaaatgtcAGCAGTGTGATGTAAGTATTGCGagctctttcttctttttcttcttcttgttaagttttaattcttcttttttaattttattttatttaatttaatttttttttatgtgtatatacttgttttttttttttttttgaaaccCACCAAAATTTTGTTGGTTGGTAGGATTGACAACTAGACTTTAAAGTCGATTTCCAAGCTATACTTTCACTTCTTGCTTACTTAGCCCAAgagtctttcttttttctcctttaaTCAACAGAACCTAGACAAGGCAAATCAGAatagaacagaacagaacagaacatAACATAACTAGCTGAAAGATAGAGCTTTTGATTAATAGAAATATATTGCTAGTATTCACACCAGTAGTAGCAAAGAAGGAAACGAGCCACATcatcatttccatttttttttacttatttatttcattttcctaGCATTCTCAACCAATACTTTACAAATATGTATTGAAACAACCACCCCTGCCTTTGACACTGTCAAACACTTGTCTAGAATAACTTTATAATACAAAATTagcaagaagaaggaaaaatcaaattaaCCAAGATTAAAGAACAATCATTGGTTTTATCGGTCGATTAAGCATATTCACTTTTTATttacagaaaaaaaaaagaagaagaaacattaaggaaatagaaaagttttaaaaaaaataaactaaaCCTTGGTTATATCATTACACAGTCCAGTATCTATTACAATTACTCAAGTTGATAAACgctgatttttttttgactttaaagaaataaaaacccTCAAAATGCAAGCAAGTACAATCAGCCCACATTTGGCAGAACTGGAGCAGTTTAATACAGTTAATGTTCCAGAAAGTAGTgccaacatcaacattcCATCACAAAATAGTCACcaccaacagcagcaacagcaacaacagcaacaacagcaacaacagcaacaacagcaacaacagcaacaacagcaacaacagctacaacagctacaacatcacaatcatcatcagcaaACTTCTCTGCATCCACAGCATACTCATAATGGTGCTCTAGGTTACAGCAGTCTGCCGTCAGAAGGTCCAAAACCTTCTTTCAATTACGACCTCGAGATATTCAATTTATGCAAACAATATCTAAATAACAAGAACCATCATGGTCTAGCCTTGATTGCTAGACAGAAAGGTATCCCACCATTTCTACGCTTCAAAGCATGGCCAGTATTACTCAAATACCATCCATTTGTCCTTGACCCATTTATTCAACCAGATAACGAAGTCATAAATGAAGGTAACGAACTGGACTCCTCGTCGTcgacttcttcttcttcttcttcatcttcttacTCATCTTTTTCGAAAGATAGTGGTTCAAGGAATAGCTCCTCAAACGGTACACAGCGTCTGCACGAACAAGCCAGTTATAATGCGCGATCCGATACTGAAAATAGGATCAAGAAGGACATTTCAAGGTATGTGCAAAGAATATTTGGCTCGCTGTCGACTGAATTGCCATCTTTAGACCGGGAAATTCTCGATGTTATTGAAAATGCAGTAAAGAAGTTTACATTAAAGTGGGGCAAAATTATCAAATACGACCTTTCTTTGCTATGGATGGCGCTTAACTTGGCAGAGTGGATCCCACCGCTTCCAAAGACGCCATGGGTATTGGTGGGAAGAGACCAAAACTCCCACCCAAAACTTACACATAATGTTTTGGACGACTACACGCATTACATAGACAATATCCCAGGTTTGGGAAACTACCTTGAGGAATTGATTTACAACGACGAGCACATTTCGTCATTGGCTTTCCACGAGGTTTATGAAAGACTTGTTTTGGTGTTGCTCCATTGTCCTGAACCTGATTCGAGGAAACAAACCAGTCAAAATGGTTCAACGGGAGGTAAAGGAGACGTGGCTAGCAATGATCACCACAACCATCATAACCaccatcattatcatcatcatcatcaacaagatCAACTCAACAAGACGAGACTCCCAGTGACTGGTGGCACCATTGAAGAAAGAGTGTcattcttcatcttttgtTTGCGAAAGTTGCTTCCTGAACTTTCTCAGTATTTCCATGAAGAGCAAATTTTGAGCAAATTTGGATGTCTGGATGATGAGTGGTTGATATGGTGGCTCAAATTCTGTGGCACTAAGGCGTGGTCTAAATTTGATAGAGGCCGGATCTGGGATTTCATGTTAGGGTGGAGATTAAAAAATCCGAAAAAGAATTTCAACTACTATTATGAAAAGCTCAATTACGTCAATAGAGACACGTTGGAGAAACTTGGACCAGACATTTTCTGGACACTCAACTCTGAGAAAACTGAGAGACCCAAGATGAATCCAAGAAATAATTCCTTTAGGGATTTGGTGCATGAGTTGAACTGCAATTTCCATATATCAAGAGCCGATTTCAATCAGCAACTACAATCAGACAGCTCTAAATCAAAGATTGTTAGTCCCGCCTCTGATGCCCCTGCCTTAACTATCCCATTCTCCACCATTGATCCGCATGTTGCACTCATTTTCATCTCGATTTCGTTGCTAAAGTCCAAAGAGAACACATTAGTAGAGTTGGACCAGCATGAAATACGACAGTTCCTATCACGACTTCCATCAAAGTCGTACGAATACAACCACAAACAGAGGAAACGTTTGAACAATAATGGAAATGACCCAAGCTCAGTGCGTAGTAGTAAGCCATCGCTGCCGTCGGAAGAGAAAACCCTTAACACGATTATAATCTCGAATGATGCACAGGACAACAAGCATAAGATCAATTTCATCGATAGTATCATTAATGAAGCGGGCGAAGAGTGGCGCAAATGGCTATGGACCgaatttgttgatgatgggTAAGCGAGAGTTAGTCTAcgaatatgtatatatgtatttgtACATGTATGTGTACATGTATGTGTACATGTATGTGTAcatgtatgtatacatgtatgtgtacatgtatgtatacatgtatgtgtacatgtatgtatacatgTATGTGTGTTAGTGTGTATGGgtgggtgtgtgtgtgcatgtatgtatgtctatatgtatattgtatggaatattttgtttaaaaatttattaaagcgaaggaaaaaaaaaaaaaccagaaaaTGTAGATAATGCTTTGAGCCGCACGCCGTACCGTTTTGtatcttttcctttttttctcccttCAGTAGTTTCCAAATTACAAGTGTGATGAGGTCTACATTTGTGATAAGCCTAACAACAATTCCATCCTTTATTGCATTTACAACTCAGTAAATAACAAATCAgatcaaacaaaaaagaatagttagaaagaatagaataataaaagaatagCAAAAGGATGGAGCAGGAAAATACGAGACCAGAGCGTAATAAGCGTAATGCAGATGATATTGAGGAGCTTGAAATAGACTTGAAAGCCTCAGTGCCGCTTtcgaagaaacaaaagcgGTTGGTGAAAAAGGGTAAGCTCGAGATCAAAGAGCCAGTTTCAGATGACGAAGCATCTAAGCAGAACGAGAGACAGGAGAAGTCACAATACGGTGTTTGGATTGGGAATTTGTCTTTTGATACTACGAAAGAAGACTTGGTGCGGTTCTTGACTGCGAAAAGTTCGGTTAACGAAGAGGACATCACTCGAGTGAATTTGCCCAAAAAGGGAAACCAGATCAAAGGTTTTTCTTATGTTGATGTAAAGAATGAAGAGCAAGTCACCTCTCTTGTTGAACTAAGCGAATCTTTTCTTAACGGACGTAAATTGCTTATCAAGAATGCCAAATCGTTTGAAGGCAGACCAGAAAAGACAGAAAGTAAATTACCACCAAGTAGGATTCTTTTCGTTGGGAATCTTGGGTTTGACACTACCGAAGATAATCTTGAAGAGCACTTTAGACACTGTGGGGATATTGCCAGAATCAGAATGGCGACTTTCCAAGATACTGGAAAATGTAAAGGGTTTGCATTTattgatttcaaaaagGAGGAAGGTGCTGTTGCCGCAATGAACTCGAAATTGACCAAGATGATGTTGAATAGAAAGCTTAGATTGGAGTATGGTGAGGATAGATCGAAAAAGAGACCAAAGAGTCATACAAACGGAAGACCTTCAGAGTTTACCGGTGGAGAAGGAGAGGAAGCGGCAAGAGGTGACCTCCTGGCGCCACGGATTAGCAAACCTCAGTATAGAGAGAGGGGTCAAGACAGAGGTCAAGACAGGGGTCAAGACAGGGGCCAAGACAGAAGTTACGAAAACCAACATGAGAGATCTTACGACAGACGCCAAGAAAGACCACGCGATAAACCACAGGATAGACAGAATAAACGTCAAAAGTCTTCAATTGCATTGGCAACTGCTCAAAGAGCAAGTGCAGCTATTGTGCCGTCTTCTGGTAAGAAAATTACATTCGATTAAACTGAAAgtttgatttgaaaaaatactGGTAATAATACTATTAATATAGATATAAAgatttaaatatatataaaaaaaaatgacaaaggttataaaaaagaacatcCTAGAAATtgaatattttattttatttttgacgCAATGTCTCTCTCTTAAACGGGAGAGTTTAAagggaagaaagaaagataaaaaaatccaaaattcaaaattcaaagtcaaaattAAGACAACTTTTCAACGAGGTTCACTTGCTTCTCCAATTGCTTGTGTCTTCTGTACTCCTCTTCACTCACTTCCAAATAGTCTGGATTGTTCTTGTGTGCTTCATACTCGGCTTCTGTAACAACCTCGTAAACAGATTGGACTTCGTAGGAAGAGTCATCACGGATAGATGGCGCTTTTTGTGCCTCCTTGCtttgtggtggttgttggGAACTGCTTTCAACATCTCTGGCGTTGACACCTCCTACAGTCTGGTCACCTTTTGGAACAATAGCAGCAGTAGCTGGAGTTTTCTCAGCATTCTTAGAAGCTGCGGAAGAAGAGACTATTCCTGcattcttattcttttcgGTTTGTTCAGCTTTTCCAGCTTTTCCGGCTTTTCCGGCTTTTTCAACATCCTTGTTGgtggatgaagaagagctGTCCTTTGATGAACGTCTACGTCCCCAATTCTTGAATCTATCGGTCAAACTATTGGACTTGTGAGGCTCTGATTGCTGTTGGGCAGAGTTACTACCACTGGCTGCACTGGCTGCACCAGCTCCAATTGCACCTCCTGTGAGAGCGCCAATAGCGGTCTTGGCACCACTACCGCTTTTACCGCTGTTTTTGTCATTGACGTTTTCTGATTCCTCATAGGTTGGAATAGATGCTTTTGGGTCAGCGTAGTTGGAATTGATAGCCTTGGAATTGTAGTTGTCGGCAATGTCTTTTGATACTGGAGCTTCCAAAGCAGCAacgttggtggtggtagtggtggtcgTGTTGTTGCTCTTATTGTTACCCTGCTTAAATTCTGGAATGGAAGCTTTTGGGTCAGAATAGTTGGATTCTTGCGCTTTAGGGTTGTACTCGTTGGTAATATCCTTAGATACCGGAGCTTCTAATGCTGCAACATTACCTccagtagtagtggtgttggtgttgttggtgttgttgcttttatctttttgcTGTGGAAACTCTGGGATTGAAGCTTTTGGGTCAGCATAGTTTGACTTGATCTCTTTTTGGTTGTAGTCCTTAGCTGTTTCCGAGTGAGCAGTAGGAATTTGAGGAACAGATGCCAGGTTGAAACCAGATGATGCATTGGCTACATTGGCATTGCCACTACCACCAGCTCCCACTGCACCGGCTCCAATAGCACCTGCACCTACAGCTCCAGCTCCCACAATGCTTGCTCCAACTGGAGCTTCAGCGCTCTTGGAAACTTTCGGGGTCGATTTAGTTTCAGCTTGCTTGGTGTTTAACTTCTCAATCGCCTTTTTCCTCTCGTCAATCAATGTATCGAGTTCTGAAGATTTAGGGTCTTCTCCAGTGTATGTGGCTCTCTCTTCTCTCAAGTCCTTGATTTTCTGCAAATTGGTAATCTCATCTCTCAATCTATTCTTTTGTGCAGCTTGGTAGTTTGTCTCCTCACCTTCGTATGATcctttttggaaaagtgCATCATGTTGGTTACGTTCTTTCTCAAGGTCTTTTTGagttgcttctttttctttgatagCTGCAGTCACTGACgcgcttttcttttccttctctttcaaCTCTTTGGCCTTGAGCTCTTCTTGTCTCTTGCgttcctcttcttcagcTCTCAACTTGGcttgtctttcttcttcctcggcttgtctcttttcctcttctgcCTTCAATTTAGCTTGTctctcctcttcttcttttgcaagtctctcttcttcttctttttgtctttgtctctcCAATTCCTCTTGGTGCTTTCTTGTCTCGTACTCCTGGGTAGCTTGTACTCTTTGACGCTCGTGCTCTCTTGCAGCCTCCTCAGCCAACTTATCCTTGTCTGCTTGCCAAGTTGTCATCTTTTCCTTAGCGTCTGCCAACCTCTTGGTTCTGTCTTGCTTGTCAGAGTCCAAGTCGGATAATTTAGCAGTGTAAGCACCAATAGCTGCACCCAAAGCTGCAACTTCCGCAGTCAACCCTTTATGAGTTGACTTTTTCTCATCCAAGTCCTTGTTGATAACATCAATTTTGTCGTTCAAGTCCTTGGTTTGATTCAAGTTTGAGTCAATGGCTTTCTCGTGAGTCTCGTATTGGGAAACCAAGTCGTCCAATTTGacattcttttcattaACAATAGCAGaaagtttttcaatctcatcAGCCAACTCTGTGTTGCTATTGTCCAActtggttttcttttcttgaagAGCCTCGATTTCCTCGGTAGCCTTGTCTTGGCCTGTCTTTGCATCCTCGAGTTCTTGCTTTTTGGTAGCAAGGAGTTCCTCGTGGTTCTTTTCAAGGGTTTCCTTATCGGTGCCATGTTGGGTAactgctttttcttcacgTTCTGTAAACTCCTTCTTTGCAGTAGCAATCTCCTTTTTGGTCTTTTTGTCGAAATCCTCAGCGGTCTTGATCGAGgtctttttcaagttttcaaTGTTGGCCaacttcttttcaatttcttggtTAAAAgcttccttcttcttgttgagTTTGCCCAAGTACTTGTCAAACTCGCCTTTCAACTTGCCCTCGTGTTTCTTGACTTTTTGGTCCAATTGCTGTTGTCTCTTGATCTCGTCTTCTTGTCTTGTTTTCGAAACTTCACTGTTGATAGAGGTGATGACGGGCGCAACTCTCTTTGCTGCCATTTCCATCAATTGTTCTTGGGTCATTCTCAAACCAGAGCCCAACTCAATAACCTTTTTAGGGTCATCAATGTCGTGTGCAAGTGACCCCAAGGCAACGGCGTTAAGTTCTTGGTAGTGTTTCAAAAGAACAGGCTTATCCTTGAGTTTCTCTACTGTTGCCTTGTTTGGGGCTTCTACAGGTTCATACTTGGTCTGTGGTGGTGCAGCTATTTCCTGAGAGTCTTGTTTTGCCAACTTTTCGATATCGTCATCTCCTTGCAAGAC
This window harbors:
- the OCA5 gene encoding Protein required for Brome mosaic virus replication; amino-acid sequence: MPCDPKTSTISPHLAESEQFNTVNVPESSANINIPSQNSHHQQQQQQQQQQQQQQQQQQQQQQQQQQLQQLQHHNHHQQTSSHPQHTHNGALGYSSSPSEGPKPSFNYDLEIFNLCKQYLNNKNHHGLALIARQKGIPPFLRFKAWPVLLKYHPFVLDPFIQPDNEVINEGNESDSSSSTSSSSSSSSYSSFSKDSGSRNSSSNGTQRSHEQASYNARSDTENRIKKDISRYVQRIFGSSSTELPSLDREILDVIENAVKKFTLKWGKIIKYDLSLLWMALNLAEWIPPLPKTPWVLVGRDQNSHPKLTHNVLDDYTHYIDNIPGLGNYLEELIYNDEHISSLAFHEVYERLVLVLLHCPEPDSRKQTSQNGSTGGKGDVASNDHHNHHNHHHYHHHHQQDQLNKTRLPVTGGTIEERVSFFIFCLRKLLPELSQYFHEEQILSKFGCSDDEWLIWWLKFCGTKAWSKFDRGRIWDFMLGWRLKNPKKNFNYYYEKLNYVNRDTLEKLGPDIFWTLNSEKTERPKMNPRNNSFRDLVHELNCNFHISRADFNQQLQSDSSKSKIVSPASDAPALTIPFSTIDPHVALIFISISLLKSKENTLVELDQHEIRQFLSRLPSKSYEYNHKQRKRLNNNGNDPSSVRSSKPSSPSEEKTLNTIIISNDAQDNKHKINFIDSIINEAGEEWRKWLWTEFVDDG
- the NOP13 gene encoding Nucleolar protein 13 (BUSCO:EOG092645U1), whose translation is MEQENTRPERNKRNADDIEELEIDLKASVPLSKKQKRLVKKGKLEIKEPVSDDEASKQNERQEKSQYGVWIGNLSFDTTKEDLVRFLTAKSSVNEEDITRVNLPKKGNQIKGFSYVDVKNEEQVTSLVELSESFLNGRKLLIKNAKSFEGRPEKTESKLPPSRILFVGNLGFDTTEDNLEEHFRHCGDIARIRMATFQDTGKCKGFAFIDFKKEEGAVAAMNSKLTKMMLNRKLRLEYGEDRSKKRPKSHTNGRPSEFTGGEGEEAARGDLSAPRISKPQYRERGQDRGQDRGQDRGQDRSYENQHERSYDRRQERPRDKPQDRQNKRQKSSIALATAQRASAAIVPSSGKKITFD